In Aythya fuligula isolate bAytFul2 chromosome 25, bAytFul2.pri, whole genome shotgun sequence, a single genomic region encodes these proteins:
- the TCP11 gene encoding T-complex protein 11 homolog, which yields MPKPSSGDERPPRPSSAEAAAGRPRDCGEEGPRAPASPPQDLSVSELQEISDEIYKLTLAHEIVLNGDFKLQMGNFSPFSLENRVKETLHKAFWDSLKEQISASPPNYTQAIQLLQEIKEALLSLLLPRHNRLQSRIEEALDMELIRQEAEHGVLDIHGLTTYILDTMAMLCAPVRDEEVQGLQSLTDPAQLFREIFRVLDLMKMDMLNFSIQSLRPHLRDHSIQYERKKFQELLDKLPNSLDHTTEWLREAAAEVSASLSEPQPHSAALQGAVGGSPALPSLTAVLNQGYMNLLCWEPGQKEYPETLLMDQARLQEVRAQVNQLATTAAVLLVTSSTCGSALFGSPGFVARLKLVTKVLLEGLSCTRCEEALQDIGDQVLQEVSRALSQLGYPPLTSDKCASLKGQIKSITDKSNTVRHVIELRIHLFLSRFISPDGWNSQKDFPKGLDAIQEELQEVGRRFRSVIHHNRQVFGPFYLGILKKVLFPEAEPESDAGTDSF from the exons ATGCCCAAGCCCAGCTCCGGCGACGAGCGGCCCCCGCGGCCGTCAAGCGCTGAGGCAGCGGCCGGGCGGCCCCGGGACTGCGGCGAGGAAGGGCCGCGGGCACCCG CCAGCCCTCCGCAGGACCTGTCCGTGAGTGAGCTGCAGGAAATCTCTGATGAGATCTACAAGCTGACCCTCGCGCATGAAATCGTGCTGAATGGTGACTTCAAACTGCAAATGGGCAACTTCTCCCCATTCAg CCTTGAAAACAGAGTGAAGGAGACATTGCACAAAGCTTTCTGGGACAGCCTGAAAGAACAGATCTCTGCCAGCCCCCCCAACTACACTCAGGCaatccagctgctgcaggagataAAGGAG GCTCTGCTGTCATTGCTGCTGCCACGACACAACCGATTGCAAAGCCGAATTGAAGAGGCCCTTGACATGGAGTTAATTAGACAAGAGGCTGAGCACGGGGTTCTGGACATCCATGGCCTCACCACATACATTCTTGACACGATGGCAATGCTGTGTGCGCCTGTTCGAGATGAGGAAGTGCAAGGACTGCAAAGCCTCACAGACCCAGCTCAGCTTTTCAG GGAGATTTTCCGGGTGTTGGACCTGATGAAAATGGATATGCTGAATTTTAGCATCCAGAGCCTCCGCCCCCACCTGCGGGACCATTCCATCCAGTATGAACGGAAGAAATTCCAGGAACTCTTAGACAAGCTTCCCA ACAGCCTGGATCACACCACAGAGTGGCTGcgtgaagcagcagcagaagtgtcTGCATCCCTTTCAGAGCCACAGCCCCACTCTGCAGCCTTACAGGGGGCAGTCGGTGGTAGCCCAGCTCTGCCAAGCCTCACGGCTGTGCTAAATCAAGGATACATGaacctgctctgctgggagcctGGACAAAAGGAATACCCTGAG ACACTGCTTATGGACCAGGCCCGGCTGCAGGAAGTCCGAGCGCAGGTGAATCAGCTtgccaccacagctgcagtCCTGCTAGTGACCAGCAGCACGTGTGGAAGCGCCTTATTTGGCTCACCTGGGTTTGTAGCTAGGCTGAAACTGGTAACAAAGGTCCTCTTGGAAGGGCTGTCTTGTACCAG GTGTGAAGAAGCTTTGCAAGACATCGGCGATCAGGTGCTGCAGGAAGTCAGCAGGGCGCTCTCGCAGCTGGGTTACCCTCCTCTTACCAGTGACAAATGTGCTTCCCTGAAAGGCCAGATAAAAAGCATCACAGACAAGAGCAACACAGTCCGGCATGTCATTG AGCTGCGGATTCATTTGTTCCTCAGCCGTTTTATTTCCCCTGATGGATGGAATTCTCAAAAAGATTTTCCAAAGGGTCTTGATGCCAtccaggaagagctgcaggaagtTGGGCGCAGGTTTAGAAGCGTGATCCACCACAACAGGCAGGTGTTTGGCCCTTTCTACTTGGGAATTCTCAAGAAAGTGCTTTTCCCAGAGGCAGAACCAGAATCAGATGCAGGAACAGATTCCTTCTGA